The nucleotide sequence TCGGCAGGTGTAACCCGTTCTCCGGGTTGTGAATCAAACATGGAGGTAAATGATTTTCCTTTCTTTCCACCCAGATTATCCACCAGACTACCCAAAATAAAGCCAATTACCGCTCCTGTAAACCTGTAAAACATAAAACCGACAATGGCACCTAACCAACGAATCATAACAATTTAAAATTTGTGCGCAAAGATAAGTATTCCTTTAGAGGTCGTTGTTACAGGTTTTGGTCTAAAATTGGTTACCTTTGTACAAAATTGTTTTATACTTAAAATTTCAAGTTATGTACCCAGCAGAATTAGTTAAACCCATGCGCGAAGACCTTACCAATATTGGTTTTTCCGAATTATATACCGAAGCCGATGTGACCAATGCCCTCAATAAAAAAGGGACTACACTAGTGGTCGTAAACTCGGTTTGTGGTTGTGCTGCAGCCAATGCCAGACCTGGAGCTCGTATGTCACTTCAAAATGCAAAGACACCCGATCATTTGGTGACCGTTTTTGCGGGAGTGGACAAAGAAGCCGTTGACGCCGCAAGAGCACAAATGATGCCTTTCCCTCCAAGTTCACCATCTATGGCATTATTCAAGGATGGAGAATTGGTTCATATGTTAGAACGTCATCATATAGAAGGGCGCTCTGCCGATATAATTGCAGAAAATCTTAAGGGAGCGTACGACGAATATTGCTAAATCCTTCTATTATAAAATAAAACCGCCGCTGTTTTGCAGGCGGTTTTTTATTTTTGAGACGAAATGAAAAAGCTGCTACACATCTTAAGCTATCCCGTTACTGCAATTTTCTATCTGTTCTTCGGATTGAATTTAGTAGTGTTCGACCTGATACAACGTGTTTGTTTGAAACTGTTCGGTTATCAGGCACACAAGGTAAGTGTGGATTATTTTAATGCCCTCATCGTTAGATTGCTTCATATTTTGGGTACGCGGATTCATTTTTCAGACCGCAGCAGTATTCCGAATAATGTACCCATCATCATTGTAGCCAATCATCAAAGTTTGTGGGATATTCCGCCCCTCATCTGGTTTCTGCGTCGCTATCACCCAAAATTTATTTCCAAGATAGAGTTGGGGAAGGGTTTGCCTTCTATTTCCTATAACCTGAAATATGGTGGTTCGGTGTTAATTGATCGGAAAAACCCCAAACAATCGATGGAGCAGATTACCCGGATCGGTAAATATGTGGCTCAATACCACCGAAGTGTTGTGATCTTCCCGGAAGGTACCCGAAGTCGAACGGGCGAGCCAAAACCTTTCAAACGAAAGGGATTACAGATCTTATTTGAAAATGCTCCGGAAGCCTATGTACTTCCCGTTAGTATAAGTAATTCGTGGAAGCTTCAGAAATACGGGATGTTTCCAATGCCCCTAGGTGTAGTATTGAAATTTAAAGTACATCCGGCCATAAAAGTTTCAGAATATGAACCACTGGCACTCATCAATGAGGTTGAGCGCATTGTTCTGGGTTCGATTGAGTCAGTTTAAAAGCGTATCCAAAGTGACTTTTGTATTGTGTTCGCTTAACTTAAGGATCATTTCTTCCTGTGTTTCTTCCGGCAATCCGTAGTTTCTGAATAAGGTATACTTTATGTATGTTGGATTCACAACGGTTTCATCGCCCAAATTCTGAATGTTGATAAGCCATTTTCCCACTTCGGCATCATCGATAATAAATTCTTTAAGGCTGTACCCATATTTCAATTCCTTGCTGATCTCCTCGCGACTATTAAACACCGTATGGTCCATCGTAAAAAATTTGTTGTTGGAATCTACGAACTGGATCTCAAATTCGCTCATAGAATCGGTCCAGTCAAAGACTATACGAATATCCTGTTTAAAGCCAAGTTCAAGAAGTTCCTTCGGAATAGATTTAAGATCTATTTGTGAACGGTGGTTTGTAATCAAATGCTGAAATTCATTGATCACAACATCGCCAATCTCTGTAAAATCAACATTAGGAATACTATTGGAATACATTTGTAGGTATAGCGAAACCGCTTCATCGAATTCTTTATTCTTATAATGGATAAGTGCCATATCCCTGTATGCCTCGGCGCTTCTTGGAATTAGATCTATTATGTGAGCATAAACCGCTTTAGCTTCCTTCAGTCTTCCCAACGATTCCAGCTTAAGAGCGAGGATCTTCAGCGCTTTCGGATTTTTTGAGGCCAATACAGCGAGATTGGACAATACTGCATAGGAAAACTCTTTGTCCCATTTCAGAAAGTAATCAGATACATCCACATAAAAACTCACAGAACTTTCGACTTCTTCCAGATAATTGAAATAAATGGCTTTGGCTTCATTAAAAGTGCCGGCACTTGTAAGTTTCTCGAGATAATCGGGAATAGTCCCACTCCCGGCCAGTTCTGTGATCATCGGGATACTTTCCATATAATCATTTCCTGAAACCAACAGTGTATCGATGGAATCAACCGAGCTGTCCTTGGCTTTTGAATAGGTTTTTGTCTCTATCACTATAGCCCCATAAGCTGCGGCAGAACCATACCTGATCGTTCCGGCCGCCGATTGAAGAAATAGAATGCTCTCTATTTGCTGAGGATCAATAGGTGGAACTGTTACAAATGGCATGTTTTGATCATAAACGATCCCGTCAATCACCACTGCAGCATACGTTTCCAATTGGAAGCTCGCATGTTTAAATTTTCTGAACCTATACTTAAACTCACCGGGGACACCCTGGGCAACTGCATCTATTCCAACCCCCCAGTTCAAGAGTTGCGCCAGATCTGTATGTGTATCCTTAATGTCCTCGCTGGTAATTTTTTTATGAACCGAGATTCCTATCTCTTCTCTGCTTTTCATCCCAAAGGGTGTCGATATATTCTTTTCAGGGTTCCTTTTCCCCGTCACTATCACTTCCTCTATCAATTCGCCATTGGGCGTTAATGGGATATGTAATTTTTTTAATTCAGATACAAGTGTATCCTTTCGTAGCATTCCCAATGCCTCGATTCGTAATACATCTCCCGGTTTAGCATTTATTCGGTATTCACCATTATTGTTAGACCTTACCTCGTACAAACTGTTCTTTACCGAAATCACTGCGCCTTCTATCAATCCCGATTCATTGTAGACGGTCCCATAAACAAAATTACGTTCGTCGATTTCTTCGGAAGCTTCATAATCGTTTTGATCTTTAGCGGAGACGCGTAGCGCTTCAACGGCTTGCTTGGGGTTGTATTTTGTGAGGTTTAAATAATAGCCCCCCGAATACAATCCCAGATCCTGCAGTTCCTGATGCGGAGCATCCTTGTAGGAATTCACCACAAAGACCGGAATATCAATCTGTGATCGAAGCGGCTCAAAGAGTGTTTTTCCGTTGGTAAACAACAGGGCAGTCTCAGCCTTGGATTCATTGGTTTTCAACACTTTTGAAAAATCTGAAGAACCATTATATCGAGTGTCTTCAAGAAAACTGATCAATTCCTTACATTTTCCTTTCTTACATTTAAACGTTTGAGATTCATAAAACCCGGTACTGAATTTTACCGCTTCCACCTCAACGGTTTTTAATTCTTTGATATAATTATAAAGAACCTCCAACTCTTCATCTCTGTTCCTGCTCTCCATGCCCAGAGCACTGTCCCAATACAACAGAATTTTTTCGGGTTTTGGCCTTGTTTCAACTACACCTTCCTTTTCATTAGTGGGATGCGAGGTGAGTAAGTTGAAACTCAGACTAATATCCCTGTACACTTCCCAGCGATCCTGACTGTATTCCCGGGTAAAGGATAGTCCTTTATACGGACTAGCAGAAATAGCAAAATACAAGGTGTCCCCATAGATCTCGACCAACTCAATGCTAACGACGATATCGTCATCTACATAGATATTGTAATCTTCCAACGGAATGGTTTCCTTACCGCTTTTTTTAGAGATGATATGATAGATATTCTCATTCAGAAGATTCTTTCCGGGGTTTCCGCGATCGTAGTGATATACATTTACGCGAACAAGTATACTATCGGACAGGTTTTCGATAATATTGAAACTCAAATTATGTAGTTTCGTGCGCTTCCTTTTCACGCGAATCACTGACGAAATTTCGCCTCCTAAGGCAAAACTATTTCGCCAGTACCCATAATCGGCACTTGTATAGGCTGTGCTCCCGATGATCTTTTTTTCCCGTGCGGTACCGTTTAATACAACCGTTTGTAGTCCGTATGCCTTAGGTTGCAACTTTAAAATAACCTTATATGAAATCAATTCTTTAAGCTCGGCTTTGTTAAGAAGTCTGGTTTCATAACCTATGGAAGAAATTTGCAATACGTCGTCTTTGGAAATTGCAGAAGATTTGTAGGTGAGTTTAAAATTTCCTTCCGCGTTACTTACCGTGCCAATTCCTTTTTCAGCAAATCCAATATTAACAAATTCGATGGGTTCACCGGTCTTTGCATCCTGAATACGCGCCGCTATAGTGGTCACGTCCTGTGCAAGACAAGGCAACGAAATACACAATAGACTAAAAAGTAGGAATGAACGCATATTGATGATGGTATAATGGTTCCAATCAAGCTACGAAATAAATGAATAGATCGTCATTAATTTTTCCGATCATTTATAAATTTCGACCTATTACACGATTTAAAAAAGCCTCATTTGCGGGTCTTTTATGGCCAAATAATGCGATCGGTCTAAACTTTCCTTATTTCGGGTTTTGAGGTATTTGTTCTTTGCTATGGTCATCGTATTCTTAACCTGCATCGCAATGGCTCCGTCCCCTTTAATCCTTCTTCCCCAATGACTGTCATTTAGATTTCCTCCATGGCATTCGGCGATCTGATTAAGAATTCTTTCGGCACGATCGGGAATGGTTTTCTTTGCCCAATCGGCAAAAATTTCACCTATTTGTCCGTTTAAACGGACTATGGTATAAGACACATCTCGGGCGCCCAGTTCGACTACTTTTTTAACCAGAGGCAGTATTTCATGGCTGTTTAGTGATGGGATAATGGGAGCCATCATCACCCGCACAGGAATGTTATGTTCTGAAAGCATCTCCACCGTTTTTAGCCGTTGCTTTATACTGGCCGTTCGGGGTTCCAGGAGTCGGCGTGTATCTTCGGAAAGAGAAGTGATCGAAAGATAGACTGAAATAATATTCAGCTTTGCCATCTCTTGTAGAATATCTAGATCCCGAAGGATCAATGCATTCTTAGTGATGATCCCGGTTGGGTGTTTCCATTTCAGCATTACTTCAAGACATTTTCTGGTAATTCCCAGTTTGCGCTCAATTGGCTGATAACAATCGGTATTTCCTGAGAATACTATGGTATTGGGTTGCCAGGAACGTTTTTTAAGCTGTTCTTCCAGTAGGAATGGCGCATTTTGTTTTACGAGTATGTTCCGTTCAAAATCCAATCCCGCACCATACCCCCAATATTCATGACTGTTTCGCGCATAGCAGTACACGCAACCATGCTCACATCCCTGATATGGATTGGCCGAATATTGCATCCCTACATCTGGACTGGTCACCTTATTTACAAAGGTCTTTGGATAAACATCGATATATTTCGATTTATTTTGGTCGGCTTCTTCCCCTTCAGCTATACAAAAATTCAGGAAATCGTCGCGTATTTCGTGATTTAATTTGAAAAATCGGTTGTGCACCTTTTTTTGGGCTCCACGCCCCTTCAAAAAATCTTCAGGCATAAAAAAACTTTGAATTGTAAAATCCAAAGTTATTCTAAATTTGGAATATTTCCTATTTCAATTGGAATATTTCCTATTTACTTGCCCGGAAATTTTGCTTTGCGCTTTTCAAGGAACGCCTGAGTTCCTTCCTGGAAGTCGGCTGTACCAAAACACTTCCCGAATTGAGTGATCTCCTCGTCAAAGCCATTTTCACCGTCTTCATAACCGGCATTGATGGCAGTAATCGCAGCAGATATAGCCACAGAAGAATTACGGCTGATCTTTTCGGCAATCTTGTTGGTAAATTCCATAAGCGCTTCGGGGCTGGTCACATGATTTACGAGTCCGTATTGCAGCGCCTGAGCGGCATCGATCATTCCTGCGGTCATGATCATCTCCATAGCGCGTCCTTTTCCTACCAGTTGAGGAAGGCGTTGTGTCCCTCCATAACCGGGAATTACCCCTAAAGAAACCTCAGGTAGCCCCATTTTTGCATTGTCGCTGGCCGTTCTAAAGTGTGCTGCCATG is from Constantimarinum furrinae and encodes:
- a CDS encoding BrxA/BrxB family bacilliredoxin, encoding MYPAELVKPMREDLTNIGFSELYTEADVTNALNKKGTTLVVVNSVCGCAAANARPGARMSLQNAKTPDHLVTVFAGVDKEAVDAARAQMMPFPPSSPSMALFKDGELVHMLERHHIEGRSADIIAENLKGAYDEYC
- a CDS encoding lysophospholipid acyltransferase family protein: MKKLLHILSYPVTAIFYLFFGLNLVVFDLIQRVCLKLFGYQAHKVSVDYFNALIVRLLHILGTRIHFSDRSSIPNNVPIIIVANHQSLWDIPPLIWFLRRYHPKFISKIELGKGLPSISYNLKYGGSVLIDRKNPKQSMEQITRIGKYVAQYHRSVVIFPEGTRSRTGEPKPFKRKGLQILFENAPEAYVLPVSISNSWKLQKYGMFPMPLGVVLKFKVHPAIKVSEYEPLALINEVERIVLGSIESV
- a CDS encoding carboxypeptidase-like regulatory domain-containing protein, with protein sequence MRSFLLFSLLCISLPCLAQDVTTIAARIQDAKTGEPIEFVNIGFAEKGIGTVSNAEGNFKLTYKSSAISKDDVLQISSIGYETRLLNKAELKELISYKVILKLQPKAYGLQTVVLNGTAREKKIIGSTAYTSADYGYWRNSFALGGEISSVIRVKRKRTKLHNLSFNIIENLSDSILVRVNVYHYDRGNPGKNLLNENIYHIISKKSGKETIPLEDYNIYVDDDIVVSIELVEIYGDTLYFAISASPYKGLSFTREYSQDRWEVYRDISLSFNLLTSHPTNEKEGVVETRPKPEKILLYWDSALGMESRNRDEELEVLYNYIKELKTVEVEAVKFSTGFYESQTFKCKKGKCKELISFLEDTRYNGSSDFSKVLKTNESKAETALLFTNGKTLFEPLRSQIDIPVFVVNSYKDAPHQELQDLGLYSGGYYLNLTKYNPKQAVEALRVSAKDQNDYEASEEIDERNFVYGTVYNESGLIEGAVISVKNSLYEVRSNNNGEYRINAKPGDVLRIEALGMLRKDTLVSELKKLHIPLTPNGELIEEVIVTGKRNPEKNISTPFGMKSREEIGISVHKKITSEDIKDTHTDLAQLLNWGVGIDAVAQGVPGEFKYRFRKFKHASFQLETYAAVVIDGIVYDQNMPFVTVPPIDPQQIESILFLQSAAGTIRYGSAAAYGAIVIETKTYSKAKDSSVDSIDTLLVSGNDYMESIPMITELAGSGTIPDYLEKLTSAGTFNEAKAIYFNYLEEVESSVSFYVDVSDYFLKWDKEFSYAVLSNLAVLASKNPKALKILALKLESLGRLKEAKAVYAHIIDLIPRSAEAYRDMALIHYKNKEFDEAVSLYLQMYSNSIPNVDFTEIGDVVINEFQHLITNHRSQIDLKSIPKELLELGFKQDIRIVFDWTDSMSEFEIQFVDSNNKFFTMDHTVFNSREEISKELKYGYSLKEFIIDDAEVGKWLINIQNLGDETVVNPTYIKYTLFRNYGLPEETQEEMILKLSEHNTKVTLDTLLN
- a CDS encoding PA0069 family radical SAM protein; translation: MPEDFLKGRGAQKKVHNRFFKLNHEIRDDFLNFCIAEGEEADQNKSKYIDVYPKTFVNKVTSPDVGMQYSANPYQGCEHGCVYCYARNSHEYWGYGAGLDFERNILVKQNAPFLLEEQLKKRSWQPNTIVFSGNTDCYQPIERKLGITRKCLEVMLKWKHPTGIITKNALILRDLDILQEMAKLNIISVYLSITSLSEDTRRLLEPRTASIKQRLKTVEMLSEHNIPVRVMMAPIIPSLNSHEILPLVKKVVELGARDVSYTIVRLNGQIGEIFADWAKKTIPDRAERILNQIAECHGGNLNDSHWGRRIKGDGAIAMQVKNTMTIAKNKYLKTRNKESLDRSHYLAIKDPQMRLF
- a CDS encoding enoyl-CoA hydratase/isomerase family protein, which codes for MKYNNILVAQNEHIATITINRPSKLNALNKATINELHDAFKTADSNRSVKVIIITGAGEKAFVAGADISEFADFSVAQGQDLAAQGQAVLFDYVAHLSTPVIAAINGFALGGGLELAMAAHFRTASDNAKMGLPEVSLGVIPGYGGTQRLPQLVGKGRAMEMIMTAGMIDAAQALQYGLVNHVTSPEALMEFTNKIAEKISRNSSVAISAAITAINAGYEDGENGFDEEITQFGKCFGTADFQEGTQAFLEKRKAKFPGK